TTGCAAAATACTCATGGCTTCTTGATCACTGACCCCTTTAGAGCCATGAAACCAAATCGCCATAATCGCGTCACCGATGTATTTATCTACCCAACTGCCACACCTTTTCAGAATTTCTCCAGACTCCCGGAACCAGCTACCAATTGCCACTGAGAGGGTGGTTTCATCTAACTGGTGGGTGAGTACGGTGAAGTTCCGGATGTCCACCACCATCACTGAAATCAGGCGGCGTACGTGCAATATTGACGTTTGGGTATCTTTATCTATAGGTTCGGGTGGTTCAGTTTGATGAGCCTTGGCTGGGCAATAAAACTCCAATTCTGTCTGACCAAAGGTAAGATGATCGCCATTGCGCAAGGTAACAGGAATGCTGACTCTACGCCCATTGACAAATGTACCGTTACGGCTACCTAAATCAATAAGATAGAAATCGCCGTTTTCGGTACACTGCAACATCGCATGGTTTCGGGAAATCCAGCGATCTGAAAGTACAAAATTGTTATCATCACTACGACCGACGGTCCAGCAATTGCTACCAACTAATGGCATATAGTGATTGCCAGAGTCAGTAGGCATAAGTAGGTAAGGGGTGGATCGCAAAGTCACCACAGATATAGGAGCAACAACAGGGTTAACAGAGACGTTGATCATTGCATCAATTTTCCAAGATTTCCCCTGATCAGGGAAGGATAGCGCAGCAGTTGGAGAAACAATAGCAGCAACAAGTTACTAATAAGTTACTAACTAATTACTGCTAATCGAGCTTGAGTGTGCTGCTGTCAAAGACCCAGCAAGACTCATAAGCTGACCCTAGTAGATGCATTCAAAGGATGATCAAGTCATTTCGGAATGACAACGCTCAAAACTAACCTAACCTAATATAAATCACTAAATATAAATAACTAAATGACGAAGGCTTCCTAAGAAGCCCACACTGTACCCCTTAGGGTCAGTGTCTGGAGTCATCATGCTAGGTTAGCTGCCAACCAAAAAAGACTATCTACCACAATTGTACTCAACACTGCTCCACTAAACGTCCACCAATGGGGCTGTTCTTTTGTCAATGACCAAAGACCAACTATTCCTAGCGTAGCAACCAAAACCACTGCCCAGCTAATTCCCCAAGGAGTTTGGACTTGTGCGATCGCATTTTGAAAGATTGGTTTTGCCAGTACTGGCTCTACTACCATCACCTGACGCCAGTAAGTAATTAGATTCGTCAAGTAGAAATAGATGTCGGTCATAGCTGTACCGAATAACGAACCCAAGTAAAACAGATTTCCTACTTTTCCCCAACCCCGCCACAATCCCCACAGAGCAAATGGTAGACCAATTGCCTCTACGGGTAAATGCCATAGAGGTTCAGTGCGCAACCAACCCCAATATAGTGAACCAGCCAGCCAACTCCAGCTAAATCCCAACAGCAAGTCACCCCAGACTTGGGTTGATGGACGTTGGAGCAGTTTTACCCCCAGCCACACCCAAGCCAGGGTGATGGCTAAACTCAACAGTGGGAAAAGGCGCACTAGGGGAGCTTGGAAGAACACTGGTACAGAAACCAAGAAAGAGGCGGCAGCAAATAATAGCCATCCTTGAGGATTACTCACTCCCCTAGGGGGGATCGATAGAAGCAGTTGCCCTGACTGATGGGAATTCCTTGGGGCTAGATCAGAAAACCAAGTATTTTTAAACAAAATTTTGTTATTTATCGTTAATTATCTTTATTGAACTTAATATATCATTACCAATATCCCCCCTGGGGGCATATTGGTAAGGGTAATTGAATGTGGTGGTGTATGGCAAGGGTAGAAATATTTAATTTTTCAATTGGGTGAAGTACAAATTTTTAGGGAGTAGGGAGTAGAGAGTAGGGAGTAGGGAGTAGGGAGTAGGGAGTAGGGAGTAGGGAACAGGGAACAGGGAATAGGGAACAGGGAACAGGGAATAGGGGAAAAAATTTTTTGTACCTCATGATTATGAGAATTGCCATCTAAAATCTGAAGGATGAACTCAAAAATTTATGGAAAATTAAGATTTCCTTAGCCTGGGTGGTGCGCTACCGGTAGGGCCAGGGCTATTGCTAGACTTTTTCCCGATTCCCGATTCCCGATTCCCGATTCCCGACTCCCGACTCCCGATTCCCGAGATGGAAAATTAAGATTTCCTTAGCCTGGGTGGTGCGCTACCGGTAGGGCCAGGGCTATTGCTAGACTTTTTCCCGATTCCCGATTCCCGATTCCCGATTCCCGATTCCCGACTCCCGACTCCCGATTCCCGAGATGGATGAAATATTAAGGTTTAAGGATTAAGGATCAATACGAGATGGAATTGGGATATCATGAAAAGTTTGCTAAGAATCCAGATTCCATTGGCGATTGTTGGTAATTTATGCCAGAATACCGATTGAATTAAGGCTGGCTGATTCAGCTACAGCAACCTCAATAGGGGAAAGAATGGTCTTATCAAAACGTCAATTTATCAATTTTTCTATCATTGCTGTCCTTAGCGCCTGCCTTACCTTCCCCTTGAAGGTTCTCGCTACAACTCCTGCCCCAGATGTCTTATCCTCAAGCAGTACCACTGCCACAATTACTACGCCCCACATGACTATTTTTCAGGCGGTGGTGCTGGGTTTGGTGCAGGGGTTTACCGAATTTCTGCCCATCAGTAGCACCGCTCATTTAAAAGTGGTACCTGTGGCATTAGGGTGGGGTGATCCAGGGGTTGCGTTTACGGCTGTGATTCAACTAGGCTCGATTGCGGCGGTGGTGTGGTACTTCTGGGGAGACTTGGCTAAAGTCACTACTGGCGCATTCAAAGCTATCCGTACATCCGATTACCAATCCCAAGACTTCCAGATGGCACTGGGAATTGCGTTGGGAACCCTACCCATCGTTTTCTTTGGACTGCTGATTAAAATTTTTATCCCTGATTATGACAATTCTCCGATACGGAGTACCATGTCAATCGCCTATGTCTCGATTGTGATGGGTTTGTTAATGGGTGTTTCTGAAGTCGTGGGTAAGCGTAAGCGTAACTTTGAGGATTTAGGTCTTAAAGATGGGATCGGGATGGGCTTGGCTCAGGCGTTGGCTTTAATGCCTGGTGTCTCCCGGTCTGGCTCAACTCTCACTGCTGGTTTATTCATGGGTTTGGAACGAGCAACCGCAGCACGGTTTTCCTTTTTGTTGGGCATCCCCGCCATTACCTTAGCTGGTTTAGTGGAGTTAGTCGGTTTGCTCAAAGATGGCATCGGGGATACTGGCGCAATGTCACTGATTGTAGGGGTGATTTCATCAGCAGTATTTTCCTACGCAGCGATCGCATGGATGATCAGCTATCTCAAAAAACAAGGTGTCTGGATATTCGTCTGGTATCGGTTATTGTTTGGGATAGCAATTTTAGGTGCTATCATAACTGGGCTGTTACAAAATAGTTAGCGATCGCAAGTGTGGGAAGATGGGGAGATAGGGAGATAGGGAGATAGGGAGATAGGGAGATGGGGAGAATTATCCCTTAAACTATTGTAGATTTCGATATATATTTTGGATATACAGCGTTTTTCATAACTATTAGGTACACAGGATTCTTTCACTCTTGCCTCTTGCCTCTTGCCTGTTGCCTCTTGCCTTCCCCTCCTGGGAGGGGTTAGGGGTGGGTTCCTCTTGCCTCTTGCCTCTTGCCTGCTCCCTGCTCCCTGCTCCCTGCTCCCTAAAACCCAGAACTTTGTGCCTCACCCAATTGAGAACTGCTATAAATGAGTCAAAGCTCGATTAGTCCAGTATTAATCACAAAGGTTATTCCCAACTCCATTGCTGCTGAGATTGGATTTGAACCAGGAGATTCTATTGTTGCGATCAATGGTAGCCATCCCCGTGATTTGATTGATTATCAATTCCTGTGTGCGGATGAAATTCTAGAACTGGAAGTGCTGGATGGGGCAGGTAAGACTCATGTGATCGAAATTGAGAAAGACTATGATGACGATTTGGGGCTGGAATTCGAGACAGCGTTATTTGATGGTTTGATTCAGTGCAATAATCGTTGCCCATTTTGCTTTATCGACCAACAACCACCAGGTAAGCGCCAAAGCCTTTATTTCAAAGATGATGACTATCGGCTTAGTTTTCTGTATGGGTCTTATCTAACCCTGACTAATCTGACTCAAACGGAGTGGGATCGGATCGAACGGATGCGTCTATCTCCTCTTTATGTTTCGGTTCATGCTACTGAAGCGGATGTGCGCATACGGTTACTGAAAAATCCCCGGGCTGGGCAAATTTTAGACCAGTTAAGGTGGTTTCAGGAGCGACGGCTGCAAATTCATGCCCAGGTAGTGGTGTGTCCTGGAATTAATGATGGCATTCACTTAGAACGTACTCTGTTAGATTTAGCGCAATTCTATACCGGTGATCTGCCTGCAGTGGCTTCAACCGCAGTAGTACCGGTGGGATTGACTCGATTTCGACCCCAAGAAGATGAACTGAGTGCTGTTACTGGGGAGAAAGCGAGGGAAGTGATTGCTCAAGTTCAAAGGCTTCAGGAAAAATTTAAGCACCAGTTGGGGTCTACCTTTGCTTGGTTGGCAGATGAGTGGTTTTTGATTGCTAGAGAAGAGTTACCTCCAGAATCCGATTATGGAGACTACCCTCAAATTGGGAATGGTGTCGGTTCTATTCGTCTGTTCTTGAAAGAATTCCAAACTACTGCTATTAAACGGTTGCCTAAGGGTCTAGAAATCCCCCGGCGGGGGACTTGGGTAGTGGGTAATGCGGTGGAAAAAGCCTTTGAACCTGTGGTAGAACGGTTCAATGCTGTGGCAGGATTGGAGATTAAGATG
The sequence above is a segment of the Moorena sp. SIOASIH genome. Coding sequences within it:
- a CDS encoding adenylate/guanylate cyclase domain-containing protein → MINVSVNPVVAPISVVTLRSTPYLLMPTDSGNHYMPLVGSNCWTVGRSDDNNFVLSDRWISRNHAMLQCTENGDFYLIDLGSRNGTFVNGRRVSIPVTLRNGDHLTFGQTELEFYCPAKAHQTEPPEPIDKDTQTSILHVRRLISVMVVDIRNFTVLTHQLDETTLSVAIGSWFRESGEILKRCGSWVDKYIGDAIMAIWFHGSKGVSDQEAMSILQAVNDLNKMTTNLSKEYPLPFPLRIGTGINTGHAIVGNTTGSGDRPEYTAVGDTVIAAFRLESATKELGLDIALGEDTYRYLSKIRKSELKFKQHTVNLKGYDTSTITYAGTYEDLENFLRINSTLPTIE
- a CDS encoding DUF3120 domain-containing protein gives rise to the protein MSNPQGWLLFAAASFLVSVPVFFQAPLVRLFPLLSLAITLAWVWLGVKLLQRPSTQVWGDLLLGFSWSWLAGSLYWGWLRTEPLWHLPVEAIGLPFALWGLWRGWGKVGNLFYLGSLFGTAMTDIYFYLTNLITYWRQVMVVEPVLAKPIFQNAIAQVQTPWGISWAVVLVATLGIVGLWSLTKEQPHWWTFSGAVLSTIVVDSLFWLAANLA
- a CDS encoding undecaprenyl-diphosphate phosphatase produces the protein MTIFQAVVLGLVQGFTEFLPISSTAHLKVVPVALGWGDPGVAFTAVIQLGSIAAVVWYFWGDLAKVTTGAFKAIRTSDYQSQDFQMALGIALGTLPIVFFGLLIKIFIPDYDNSPIRSTMSIAYVSIVMGLLMGVSEVVGKRKRNFEDLGLKDGIGMGLAQALALMPGVSRSGSTLTAGLFMGLERATAARFSFLLGIPAITLAGLVELVGLLKDGIGDTGAMSLIVGVISSAVFSYAAIAWMISYLKKQGVWIFVWYRLLFGIAILGAIITGLLQNS
- a CDS encoding TIGR03279 family radical SAM protein produces the protein MSQSSISPVLITKVIPNSIAAEIGFEPGDSIVAINGSHPRDLIDYQFLCADEILELEVLDGAGKTHVIEIEKDYDDDLGLEFETALFDGLIQCNNRCPFCFIDQQPPGKRQSLYFKDDDYRLSFLYGSYLTLTNLTQTEWDRIERMRLSPLYVSVHATEADVRIRLLKNPRAGQILDQLRWFQERRLQIHAQVVVCPGINDGIHLERTLLDLAQFYTGDLPAVASTAVVPVGLTRFRPQEDELSAVTGEKAREVIAQVQRLQEKFKHQLGSTFAWLADEWFLIAREELPPESDYGDYPQIGNGVGSIRLFLKEFQTTAIKRLPKGLEIPRRGTWVVGNAVEKAFEPVVERFNAVAGLEIKMVALSSDYWGQEITVTGLLTGQDLLKGLQGKELGEMILLPGLMLKHGDTRFLDDMTVAEVADQLKTPIIPVNGIEELIDGAVGNRE